The genomic stretch CTAAACATTTACATAGCGCTATCTTTCCaagatatagatttaaattgataaggtattaataaaatgatggCGTAAAAATATTGATCATTTTACGTGcagatattatgataataagtTACCTATGATAAAAAAGGAACAACtactattttatgaataaaaattatggattaacttttatttagtgTAAccaataattaagaatatttaacatACTGTATTGTACAGTCAGCATCACAATGTTTGgacgtttttttattaaaaccagTCAGAACTGGGAAGAATTAGAATATAGTTAAGTTGCTAGATTTGACAGAATAAACACAGAAAAGGTCTTATTGTTACTCCTTAACCCAAGGACGGTATTTTAAGCTCTATGAGAAAATATAGATAGTGTAAAAACAAGTATAAGTCTTTGCGACGTGTGTTTTAAATGTGGCTATTTAATTTCCCAACTCTGGtatcaatattattgttaaagatataattaaaatgtttagtatttttagtgtttttatataattcatttcctttataaataattgtttttagttaGGTAATTCAAAAATAGTTCTTACAAAAGTTTCTACTGAATTGCTTTTGAAactttattatagttttagaaattatgataattttttgttactttGATCCTTTTAGTTGTATATAGTTGTTATTCGCCGCTTTATTCGCGTTTTAGAGGTTGCTCTTCATGAGATAagcacagaaaaaaaaatacagacgaattgataacctcctccttttggaagtcggttgaaaagagacTGAGACCgaaaatttatcaaattcaCTTCcatagtttggtcgtgaaagagtaacagacagttactttcgtattttttatattagtatagatttaaacTGTTTACGGTTGTTAGTACGTGTGGGTCAAATATCAAATTGAAATCAGATCTAGATATTTTACGCACGCTTTTAATGCTGCAGTACaatgttatttgttaaatttaatatgcatttaaaaaatacttaaacttTTATGAATTGATACACAAAATAAATGCAGCcgatattgaataattaaatagtaataatctTGATATTTTCAGACGCAAACCATCATGGACGgacagaatattatataaagtgatCGCTAATAATTACGAGAACATCACGCTCAGAGCCGACCTGGTATCTTACCACCACATACCGCACTACACGGTCAGTGACCACAAGCCCGTGGTCGCGCAGTTTAACATTAAGGTTAGTTTTGATTAACACCCTATATAACATTCAgcttattaatgtaattatcgcTTACTTTCTGCAACACAAAATCAACTTTATCACAATACGAATAGGGTTCAAGTTATACTGACATATGTGACGTGTAgtatgttttcaatattttttgaagCGTTCTGACGTCACATTTAATGATTTATGTTGTAGAGCTGCAAGTGTTGCCGTCAAGTCATGTAGTTTTGAGTTCAAGGTTGTCGTAAGGTTACTTTGTGTTCGTACGAGAAAGTGTTAACGATTAATCCTATTTATACTTgcatgtttgtaaatattattaattaattgttagtaaaattgttttggaatgatgtagttattttaaagtgtaatatattttgtcgaAACGCATAAGACCGGTTTCTGAGTAGCGTATTAAAATATCGAATTATGTAACAGTAAAGTAAAGAGAAATATACtattgaaaaaagaaatcaaatcCTATTAAAATGGAATGTAAGTCAcgaaaaatttaagtaattcgACATTtagctttttttcttttttttatgatatagtttgacggacgagcatataggccacctaatggtaagtggtcaccatcacctatagacaatgacgctgtaagaaatattacaattccttacatcgtcaatgtgccaccaaccttgggatataagatgttacgtctcttgtagttacactggctcactcacccttcaaaccggaacacaaccatactgagtactgttatttggcggtagaataactgatgagtgggtggtacctacccagatgggcttgcacaaagctgtTTTTGCTTTCATTACATAAGTAAAAAATGACACATATTTCACTTGAAACTACATAGTTTAAAGTATGAGGTAAAAGAAAATCCACCAGTAATAAAGAAAAAGCTCTATGCATATTTAGGCGATATGCATAACAGCTTCCTAAAGGGTTGCACGGTTTGCACAAACATTGTTTAACTTAAACTGGACTGGACTATTCGTAGTTTACGAATAGTCCAGTAGATATAAAAAGTGGATTTTACCAAAGATAGTCTTTATATCTGGACCAACACCCTTGAGTTTATGTTTATATCACCCGTTTGTATTAAATACCGCATGCACGGCAATGCGCTCTAAGAgcacatcgtgagcaaacctgcatgtgtcatctgacacatgcaggttttctcaggATTTCTGTGACCTACATGTAAACGAATCCGCTATGTGTTATTTGCCAAAAAAATCTCCTTAAAACGAGAGGAAAGCTATTAGGGAATTTActaggtatttatttaagtacctACGGCACATTCTTAACAGTGGCGGAtttctgccgctagtaggctattcaatttttgccgtcCCCcactttttttttgcaacatttatgatttgtgttctatcgtcctattacatcggctttttcccgttattagtatgatataatcatatcaaatcatcaactaggtgatatttctgtcagttacaagattatttttccaacccgctatgttgTGACGAAAATAAGGATTACGGACgttatgtgtatacatataattataagtttttttttttaaatttctgtaagacatatttgggctaaatttgccgtccctctaaatttgccgccctaaGCTCCAggctacttagcctattggtaaatccgccactgattcTTAACCTAATTCGACATATTTGTTCGAACTGAAATGTGTGATATCTATTTTACGGATACTTCAGTATACATAATTCATCTTTTTTTCAGCTATTTAGCTCTTAAATAATCGTCAAACTGCTATAAGTagcttaattattttgtaattttgacaTTACCAGAAATTTGTACAGAAACCggtcattatgtatttattacttatttccaTCGACAAGATATAAGAGTTGTAGGCTTTCCAATGCTTTTTATACTTCACGATACTTTTAGCAAATGCTAccttctttataattttttaccaTTCTAAGCAACTTACTGTAATTTTGCCAAGTAACTAGTGGGAGGAGCAGAGACTAGAGACAGTAAATAATCAATCAGCGATGCTTTTATGTCTTTCTTCTTCTCAGTGCTTTCTATGTGCTATTCTGTCTTTGGATATCGCTCTTAAGTAtctaacacaaaaaataattgctttatttATCATACCATTTAACATTTTACAACTAATTGCACGGTAGATTCGCACCTCTTACTCAGTAGCTGTGCCGAAGGTCAAGAAGGCACAGATACGCATGCGATCAGCTGTAATAGAGCCTGAAGGTATTGCTACAGCTTCAATGATTGAACCAATCGCTGCATTTTCTGCTATAGGAGGAAATGTCATGTCAGATTCAAATGAATCTGAAGCTGATGAGGTAAGGCTGTACAATAGTAATTAATTGCATGATTAATGATAATTGTttgtgaattttaaattttgtaccaCAAATCTGTAAATAGGTGTAAATAGTTAAAATCAgatattatcttattatatcagatattttattatttcttttaaaatagtcgttttttttttacatttattcagACCCATAGATTTTAATgtcactaatttattttttattttcaggcgTTCTCAAACTTCACAGTTAAGACGGTGGAGTTCGCTCCAATCGTTCGCATTTGGTACATCGGAGATGCAGATTTTAGGACGCAGTGCACGCTGTCCCCCGACGTTGAGATCAATCCTAATGATTGGATTGGGATATATGATgtaagctattattattttttataatttataattattatgaccaAGATATTTTTaggttactttaaaaaaagaatgattggaatgtcatttttaaatttaatttaggaaGTGTGGTGTATTTTATTTCTGACGGTAAAATCTCAGTCCATTGGCTCGAGCATTGTAATCTGTAAAACCATTATTTACACCGGCAATGCACCGCCAAACATGATACCAAATCTCATATGTGTATAGACATGAGATTTGGTCTCTTGAGCATATGACACCAGTACACCCTTCAAAAAACCTGCAACGGTAAAACatgatagaataaataaattagtggtatatttaacactaatttatttattatataatgttctaCGACTAAAATATTGggattttgttgttattaaagtTCTATAGCCTAGtccaataaatttacatatgcCATGATATTTGTTCAATACTCTACTATTACTTTACGCctcaaacagttcttgatttttctataattttttaaaattataaaatttttaatcacGACCAATTATAATGCGCCGATGTCAGACGTTTAATGAGATTTTTTAACTCTTCTGTTTGGAATAGGAATATACATTCAAAACAACATTTTCCGCGAATTAATAATGAAcaagatagattttttttttttttttttattttatttatttatggtccaCAAAACAGATTATTACTATTACgaaatatttcacttataaaaatcaaataacatcaGCACTTAAGAATACAttgtatacattacaaaaaacaataaatgaaaagaaaaaaatatacagaaaaatatgaaCAAGTTATGacagtgaaaaataaaatgaaattatgaaatggTGAAATGAGGAActaaataatgaataagaaaatagatttaatcactattattacttgttaattgaaaatattgaaaccaattgttttctaaatagATTTAGGTTATTGTTGAAAATGTCAATACCCTCATCCGCGTCCTTTTCGAGAAAAAATTTGTTATATGCGCGACAGATACGACCGATAggattatgatatgatatgttgttattgtatacGTCCAGGGTAAATATTCTAGGGTGTCGGTATTTAAAGTTGGTGTTTATGTTGATGGATCTTAAAAGCAAGGGTGAATCAATAACACcgtgtattattttatgcaaatatacTAAGTTATTGCAGTTACGACGCATTTCTagtgtttgtaatttaaaatgactaaGCCTGTCATTGTAGCATTCGAGTTTACGTCCGTACTGATAGCGAGAACTGAGCAATCGTAAAAACCTTTTCTGTACGGCTTCTACCTTTTCACAGTGAGTGGCATAGTTAGGTGACCATATAACCGAGTTATATTCTAAAATACTGCGAACTATGGAACAGTAAAGTTGTATAGTAGTTTTAGGccttttaaaacttttagtgCACCTGCTTATGAATCCACACAATCTGTTACTCTTGTTAATTATGTACTCGTAATGATCCCTAAAAGAGAGTTTTTCGTCAAATATTACTCCCAGATCTTTTGCGGTGGATTTGCGTGAAAGTATGTTTTCGTTTATAGTGTAATCAAAAAGTACTTTTTTCGATCTTTTCAGTGTAAAGCTTATTACGAAGCACTTTTCTATATTTAGCGTCATGTGATTATTAGTGCACCATCTGGAAAGAGTATCTAAGTCCTTTTGAAGAGATATAGCATCATTGACGTTATTAATCGAAGAAAACATTTTGAGATCATCGGCGTATAGTAAAAATTGACACGACAACTCTTTAGCTaggtcattaataaataatatgaaaaataaaggtCCAAGGTTCGACCCCTGTGGTACCCCAGATGTAATTGTTGCGGGGGAGGAAGTGTACCCTTTGATTGCAACTAATTGTGTTCTCCTGTCTAAGTATGATTCTACCCATCTTAATAAGGAGCCATGGATTCCGTATGCTTTTAGTTTGCTACAGAGCAATATGTGGTTTACCTTGTCAAACGCTTTTGAGAAGTCAGTGTATATCGAGTCCGTTTGTCCACATTTCGCAAAAGTGTTGCAAATATAGTTCTTATATTCTAACAAATTTGATGTAGTGGAACGATTTTTTACAAAGCCATGCTGTTTGTTACACAGTACCGGATATACGTGATGATAAATTTTATCGTATACGATAGATTCTAAGATTTTGGAGAAACATGACAAAATACTGATAGGACGGTAATTTTCGCAATGTGAACGGTCTCCAGATTTATAAATTGGTATAATATAGGCAGTTTTCCAGTATTTAGGGAAGATACCATTGTTCAGGGACATGTTGAACAGAATAGACAGTGGAGTGCTAAGTTCTTGAGCACATAATTTTATGAAAGAAGGTGGAATCCCGTCAGGGCCTGCACCCTTATTTTGATCTAGATTCCTGATTTTTTGGCATATTTCATTTTTAGATTATTCAATATGTCGACCAAAGATGTAGTTTCAATACAAtggcaaaattattttaagtaaagacAATAAGAATAAAGCCTCCTTGTGGTtgtattaacttatttaataaaatccaataagaataaaatattccatattttacATGTGCAATATTGTCTATGGTTTGTTTGGTTCTACaatgtttgtaattttgttttcaggCCAACTTCCACAACCTCGATGATTACATAGCGTACGAGTACCTGGCTAAAGTGAACCTCACCGAAGACTCGTTGGAGTCCGGTCAGCCTCGGACGATAACGCTGAGCTTTCCCGTCGGCAGCGGAGTGAGGACGCCTGGCTTCTACAGGTTCATATACTTCAGCCAACCGAACAACGATGTCAGGAGTGTTCTGGGTttgtattgtgtttttattttatatttaactagcagTTGATAGAATACAAACTAACTCAAAATGTCATGTTAGTTTAAGACCTCTGGTATACCGCGTTTGTATATATCACCACTTTGGGTATAATATCTAAAAAACGCTTAAATACGTATCTACTCATTTTTATCCCGAAATCCCTTTCCGAGTGGGTGTCaggatatgttattttttatatatatatatagacaataGGAATGCCGCCCGCTAACTCAGTTGTTgtcttccacgcaggatatattaatttaaataattgtatttaacttacatgactttgtatttttaaatgttaaaaaagagtaaatactgagttttttgccggttcttctcggtagaatctactttctgaaccggtggtagcttcacttggttgtaaaatgacgattcaaaagttcttgtaaaagcctacttgaataaagtttattttgatttgatttgatttgttgaCTTGTAGTGGTCTCCATCGCTCTTATGGAACACCAACCGTGGATCTTTGGTTTTCTGCAAATATACTGATTTATTGgtgatttaaaatgaaataagtaacgTTACCTACATAATTATCACCAGCAATGATAAAGTAATTCGATTATTGTATGCGTTCAATGTAAAAAAATCCTTCCAAtttctttctaaaaaaatatgattaatatatccaATACCTTGTGTATATTATGTGTACCGCAATAAACGTTAGGAAAAGCCACGCGACATTTATTGTTTCGTCGTCATCAGGCGTTTGTATCGTAATTGAAATCTGTATGGGTTTATTAATCTGTATGGCCACTTACGCACACTATACGaaatatattacgtatataACGCTACGTCAAAATAGAATTATCCACTGCTCATATACCCGTCCTTTTTCTTTGCATGATTTAATGATATCTTCTTTCCCGCTCTATACGtaatatattacgtatataACGCTACGTCAAAATAGAAATATCCACTGCCTATATACCCGTCCTTTTTCTTTACATGGTTTAATGATATCTTCTTTTCCGctctatttgaaatatattacgtaCGTCAAAATAGAATTATCCACTGCTCATATACCCGTCCCTTTTCTTTGCATGGTTTAATGATATCTTCTTTCCCGCTCTATACGAAATATATTACGtacgtctttttttttttcctttttttatggtacaggttggcggacgagcatataggccacctgatggtaagtggtcaccatcgcccatagacattgacgctgtaagaaatattaagtattccttaaatcgtcaatgcgccaccaaccttggaaactaagatgttatgtcccttgtgcctgtagttacactggctcactcacccttcagaccggaacacaacaataccgagtattgttatttggcggtagaataactgatgagtgggtggtacctacccagacgggcttgcacaaagccctaccaccaagtacaaagATAAAAGTAGTCAAAATAGAATTATCCACTGCTCATATACCCGTCCCTTTTCTTTACATGATTTAATGATATCTTCTTTCCCGCTCAGGTATATCCGAACCGTTCGAGGTCAGCAGCAAAGAGGACAGGTTAGTAGCGATCGACCCGTGCGTCGAGGCGTCGGCGAGCACGTCGGGCGGCGCGTCCAAGCCGTCCACGGCCACGACGGACATCTTCACGGACTTCACGGGGCTCGACGTCGCCAAGCTGTCCCGACACTTCTCAAACGACCTTACCTTCGACTGACTAAAAGGTTACTTGCCTGGTTCGCCGGCAACTAGACGAAGAGATGCTCCTTAACTGTATTCATCTCTTCATAGAAGGTCACGTGACTTGCTCACGTCCTAAATGTCGTAAAGCTATCTGCCCTATATAAGAGAATCAGCTTATTTTCAGTGAAATATAGACTATGATTAATGGTTATAAAGTGCATATCATAATTAAATGGCGATTGTACTTTCAATATTGAGACGTTGATAATTATCAGAAATGTATCATATAAAAGTAATGTATAGTACGAAacgacttagatgtagcatcggcaatttgtaaaaccgatcacatccgaatcatCTAatcactatcccaaattatcgatatcaatttgacacgtcgatttatatgcacttgctttttcgaATTgtactgacgcgagaatctatagcgacgaatagcgtcgaatggcgcaatagggagctatttctattggttgtgtcaatcggcagtaatcggttttattgaatttgccgatgctacatataagttgtgtcgtactataattcattttaaagaaaatgtcACTAAAGTTTAAGGCATGTGTACTTCAATTGCAGATTTTCGcctgtaaattattaaagtacagtcagagtaaaaaaaccgtcacttttcaaattaattcctttatcaagtcttaaattcttattaccttttgaaactaaagcactaaattGACAAATGCATAtacaattaaacttacatagtgtgataacttggttcaaaatagtgtaacaacTTTGGACTAcgtgttatttt from Vanessa cardui chromosome 12, ilVanCard2.1, whole genome shotgun sequence encodes the following:
- the LOC124534352 gene encoding inositol polyphosphate 5-phosphatase K-like isoform X1, producing the protein MDTLKFYFVTWNVATKSPGQDLNSLLDFPSQFNKNKPLPDFYVIGLQEVKSQPQNMLMDSLFTDQWTSMFNKILCRQGFIVAKNIRLQGIMLLVYTQMKHVVHLRDIEAQYTKTGLGGLWGNKGAVSVRFNIYGCSVCFVNCHLTAHEHLLADRINDYNTIIKEHGYHLTETSNILYHDYVFWIGDLNFRTHHPANSSPTSEEIVEALQKVEKDKYTSLLKHDQLLAVIESGEAFSEFMEPEIRFPPTYKFHMGTDDYDLKRKPSWTDRILYKVIANNYENITLRADLVSYHHIPHYTVSDHKPVVAQFNIKIRTSYSVAVPKVKKAQIRMRSAVIEPEGIATASMIEPIAAFSAIGGNVMSDSNESEADEAFSNFTVKTVEFAPIVRIWYIGDADFRTQCTLSPDVEINPNDWIGIYDANFHNLDDYIAYEYLAKVNLTEDSLESGQPRTITLSFPVGSGVRTPGFYRFIYFSQPNNDVRSVLGISEPFEVSSKEDRLVAIDPCVEASASTSGGASKPSTATTDIFTDFTGLDVAKLSRHFSNDLTFD